The Lacrimispora xylanolytica genome has a segment encoding these proteins:
- a CDS encoding MFS transporter: MYHHFRENVKELRTFLILWGTQSFSSLGSSMTSLALVIWAYEQKGSALTTALLTICSYAPYVIFSIFAGSFIDRRNKKLIMLASDSLAAVCTVLVLILFSTGRLKIWHLYFLNTVNGLMNTLQQPAADVTVSLLTPNKYYQKVSGLRSLSNSFVTVLAPVLSTALLSFAGLRLVILFDLITFFTAFVSLLCFIKIPKIEPDKAQEGESLLESVNGGLSYLKKERGILDLILFLAVINFTASIFNAALPPMMLSRSGGGKMELGMVNTAAGLATLAGSILVTLLPAPKSRVRVILNCLLFSMSTENFILALGRTTPVWCFGSVLGWILIPVMGANMDALLRTKIPVTMQGRVYSARNTLQFFTIPLGYLCGGILIDQVFEPLMAHQAPGSFLLQVFGSGKGSGAALLFFLIGITGALSCLPFRLDRHLWELEETN, translated from the coding sequence ATGTATCATCATTTTAGAGAAAACGTAAAGGAACTTCGAACATTCCTTATTTTATGGGGGACACAGTCCTTCTCCTCACTGGGCAGCTCCATGACGAGCCTTGCCTTAGTGATTTGGGCATATGAACAAAAGGGGTCTGCACTGACTACGGCATTACTTACCATCTGTTCTTATGCGCCTTATGTGATATTCAGCATATTTGCCGGTTCTTTTATCGACCGGAGGAACAAAAAGCTTATTATGCTGGCTAGCGACAGCCTGGCTGCTGTTTGTACCGTTTTAGTTCTTATCCTGTTTTCTACAGGAAGGCTTAAGATCTGGCATTTGTATTTCCTTAACACAGTGAACGGACTTATGAACACCTTGCAGCAGCCTGCCGCAGATGTGACAGTCAGTTTACTCACCCCGAACAAGTATTATCAGAAAGTCAGCGGGCTTCGTTCCTTATCAAATTCCTTTGTTACGGTTCTGGCTCCTGTGCTGTCTACTGCCCTGCTTTCCTTTGCAGGCTTACGGCTGGTCATCCTGTTTGACTTAATCACTTTTTTTACAGCCTTTGTCTCACTTTTATGCTTCATAAAGATTCCCAAAATAGAGCCAGACAAGGCACAGGAGGGGGAATCTCTTCTGGAGTCTGTAAATGGTGGATTATCTTATTTAAAGAAGGAACGGGGTATTCTTGACCTTATCTTGTTTTTGGCCGTGATTAATTTTACAGCCTCTATTTTTAATGCCGCTCTTCCGCCTATGATGCTTTCCAGGAGCGGAGGCGGTAAAATGGAGCTTGGTATGGTAAATACAGCCGCAGGACTTGCCACACTGGCAGGAAGCATTCTGGTAACCCTCCTTCCGGCACCGAAAAGCCGGGTAAGAGTGATTTTAAACTGCCTGCTCTTTTCCATGAGCACTGAAAACTTTATTCTGGCCCTTGGAAGAACTACTCCCGTCTGGTGCTTTGGTTCTGTCCTTGGCTGGATCTTAATCCCCGTTATGGGAGCTAACATGGATGCCCTGCTTCGTACGAAAATACCGGTAACCATGCAGGGACGGGTATATTCTGCAAGAAATACGCTGCAGTTTTTCACCATACCTCTGGGCTATTTATGCGGAGGCATACTCATCGATCAGGTTTTTGAGCCCTTGATGGCGCATCAGGCTCCAGGCAGTTTTCTTTTACAAGTCTTTGGATCAGGAAAAGGCTCTGGCGCTGCCCTTCTCTTTTTTCTTATCGGTATTACAGGCGCTTTATCCTGTCTGCCTTTTCGTCTGGACCGGCATCTATGGGAGCTGGAGGAAACAAATTAG
- a CDS encoding winged helix-turn-helix transcriptional regulator, whose protein sequence is MDCNCTVYHCPVDTTLNMIGGKYKALILWHLTDKTLRFGELRKLIPQATPKMLTQQLRELEDNHLINRTVYPVVPPRVDYSLSELGISIRPILEAIYSWGTDYLHQNGLEASCSMTFHS, encoded by the coding sequence ATGGATTGCAACTGTACCGTTTACCATTGCCCTGTAGATACTACCTTAAATATGATTGGCGGTAAATACAAAGCCCTTATTTTATGGCACTTAACAGATAAAACCCTGCGTTTTGGAGAATTACGAAAACTGATTCCTCAGGCCACTCCAAAGATGCTCACCCAGCAGTTAAGAGAATTGGAGGATAACCACTTAATCAACCGCACCGTCTATCCTGTGGTTCCCCCAAGAGTTGACTATTCCCTGTCCGAGCTGGGAATCAGCATCCGGCCTATATTAGAGGCGATTTATTCCTGGGGTACCGATTATTTGCATCAGAATGGGCTTGAAGCCAGCTGTTCCATGACGTTTCATTCCTGA
- a CDS encoding heavy metal translocating P-type ATPase: MASEMLNIRGMTCAACAQRIEKTVRKVSGVNQANVNLASEKLFVEYDSDSVDLSAVKAAVTKIGYEVAERTEHAKVTIPVGGMTCAACARRVEKAIGKLEGIDETSVNFATEKATVTYDPQTVRLSAIRGAIEKAGYQALEVDKADAADEDRARKQKEIKTLWTKFIVSAVFSLPLFYIAMAPMISFVRLPFPAGIEPMRYPLIYALLEMLLVIPVIAVGYRFYTVGFKALIQRSPNMDSLIAIGTTAAVLYSVYNTFQIAAGHFMAVDALYYESAGVIITLILLGKSLEAVSKGRTSEAIKKLMGLAPKTATVFMDGIEKEIPIDEVEIGDVIIVKPGEKIPVDGTVLSGHTSIDESMLTGESMPVDKKEGDPVYAASINTTGAFRFKAEKIGSETALAQIIKLVEDAQGSKAPIAQMADIVSGYFVPVVCAIALVSGIAWYFGTGGDLKFALTIFISVLVIACPCALGLATPTAIMVGTGKGAENGILIKGGEALETAHKITTIVFDKTGTITEGKPTVTDVLTAEGIKKDTLLQLTASAEKDSEHPLGQAIVLGAKEAGLELFATERFEALTGRGIEARIQGEDILAGNRKLMEERNISMAGMEEISDRLAEEGKTPMYVAMNGTLAGIVAVADVVKESSRAAIESLHKMGMEVAMITGDNSKTAAAIAKQVGIDRVLSEVLPKDKSSEVKKLQSEGKKVAMVGDGINDAPALAQADIGIAIGSGTDVAMESADIVLMRSDLMDVPTAIHLSRQTIRNIKQNLFWAFGYNVIGIPIAAGLLHLLFNGPLLNPIFAAAAMSLSSVSVLTNALRLKRFKPVTGKR, translated from the coding sequence ATGGCAAGTGAAATGTTAAATATACGTGGTATGACATGTGCTGCCTGTGCACAGAGAATTGAAAAAACCGTGCGAAAGGTTTCTGGAGTCAACCAGGCCAATGTTAATCTGGCCAGTGAAAAGCTGTTTGTGGAATACGACAGCGATAGTGTGGATCTTTCTGCTGTTAAGGCAGCAGTTACCAAAATCGGATATGAGGTCGCAGAAAGAACCGAGCATGCGAAAGTAACCATACCAGTTGGAGGCATGACATGTGCCGCCTGTGCAAGAAGAGTGGAAAAGGCCATTGGTAAGCTGGAAGGAATTGATGAGACCTCCGTAAACTTTGCAACGGAAAAGGCAACGGTAACTTACGACCCTCAGACGGTAAGGCTGTCTGCGATTCGTGGGGCCATTGAAAAAGCAGGCTATCAGGCTTTGGAAGTGGATAAAGCGGATGCAGCGGATGAAGACCGGGCCAGAAAGCAAAAGGAGATTAAGACACTATGGACCAAGTTCATTGTTTCTGCTGTTTTCTCCCTGCCTCTTTTCTATATTGCCATGGCTCCTATGATATCCTTTGTCCGTCTGCCATTTCCGGCAGGAATTGAGCCTATGCGGTACCCGTTAATTTATGCACTTTTAGAGATGCTTTTGGTGATACCGGTAATTGCAGTGGGATATCGGTTCTATACCGTAGGATTTAAAGCCCTGATCCAGAGAAGTCCCAATATGGATTCTCTGATTGCCATCGGTACCACAGCAGCTGTGCTTTACAGTGTTTATAACACCTTCCAGATTGCAGCCGGTCATTTTATGGCTGTGGATGCACTTTATTATGAGTCAGCCGGTGTTATCATAACCCTGATTCTTCTTGGAAAATCCCTGGAGGCAGTATCAAAGGGCAGAACCAGCGAAGCCATTAAAAAGCTTATGGGCCTTGCTCCTAAGACAGCTACTGTATTTATGGATGGGATAGAAAAGGAAATTCCTATTGACGAAGTGGAGATAGGGGATGTTATTATAGTAAAGCCAGGAGAAAAAATTCCCGTAGACGGAACTGTTTTAAGCGGCCATACATCCATTGATGAATCCATGCTTACCGGTGAAAGTATGCCGGTAGATAAAAAAGAGGGGGATCCGGTCTATGCGGCCTCTATAAACACCACTGGTGCCTTCCGTTTTAAAGCAGAAAAGATCGGCAGCGAAACAGCCCTGGCTCAGATCATTAAGCTGGTTGAGGATGCACAAGGCTCCAAGGCACCCATTGCCCAGATGGCAGATATTGTTTCCGGATATTTTGTTCCTGTTGTCTGTGCCATTGCACTGGTGTCCGGCATTGCCTGGTATTTCGGAACCGGGGGAGATTTAAAATTTGCGCTTACCATCTTTATTTCCGTTCTGGTAATTGCATGTCCCTGTGCTCTTGGTCTTGCCACACCAACTGCAATTATGGTGGGAACAGGAAAGGGAGCTGAGAACGGAATCCTTATTAAAGGCGGAGAAGCACTTGAGACCGCTCATAAAATAACGACTATTGTATTTGATAAAACTGGTACCATCACAGAAGGAAAACCAACGGTAACGGATGTTCTTACGGCAGAAGGTATTAAAAAAGATACCCTGTTACAGCTTACCGCGTCCGCGGAAAAGGATTCAGAGCACCCCCTTGGTCAGGCTATTGTGCTGGGAGCTAAGGAAGCCGGACTTGAACTTTTTGCTACAGAACGGTTTGAAGCTTTAACAGGCCGTGGAATCGAGGCCCGTATTCAGGGAGAAGACATTCTTGCCGGAAACAGAAAGCTGATGGAAGAGAGAAATATTTCCATGGCTGGCATGGAGGAGATCTCCGATCGTCTGGCAGAGGAAGGTAAGACTCCTATGTATGTGGCTATGAATGGAACCTTAGCCGGAATCGTTGCAGTGGCTGATGTGGTGAAGGAATCCAGCCGGGCTGCCATTGAAAGTCTTCATAAGATGGGAATGGAAGTGGCTATGATCACCGGAGACAATTCAAAAACTGCCGCTGCCATAGCAAAACAAGTAGGCATCGACCGTGTGCTTTCCGAGGTACTTCCAAAGGATAAGTCAAGTGAAGTGAAAAAGCTCCAGTCAGAAGGCAAAAAGGTTGCCATGGTAGGAGATGGAATTAATGATGCACCAGCGCTTGCACAGGCTGATATTGGAATTGCCATTGGTTCTGGTACTGACGTAGCCATGGAATCCGCTGATATTGTACTCATGCGTTCTGATCTTATGGATGTGCCGACAGCCATTCATTTAAGCCGGCAGACCATACGAAACATCAAGCAGAATCTGTTCTGGGCCTTTGGTTACAACGTAATTGGAATTCCCATTGCAGCAGGACTTCTTCATCTGCTCTTTAACGGCCCGCTGTTAAATCCTATCTTTGCAGCTGCCGCCATGAGCTTAAGCTCTGTTTCCGTACTGACTAACGCATTAAGGCTTAAGAGATTTAAGCCAGTGACAGGAAAGAGGTGA
- the copZ gene encoding copper chaperone CopZ: protein MATTILKVEGMSCQHCVKAVTGAVGEVDGVSNVSVDLEAKTVTVDHDPDKAPIDKIKFEIEDQGYDVVE from the coding sequence ATGGCAACAACAATTTTAAAAGTAGAAGGTATGTCCTGTCAGCATTGTGTGAAAGCAGTGACAGGTGCAGTTGGAGAAGTAGATGGAGTGTCTAACGTTTCCGTAGACTTAGAAGCAAAAACAGTAACTGTAGATCATGATCCGGATAAGGCTCCTATTGACAAAATCAAATTTGAAATTGAAGATCAGGGCTACGACGTAGTGGAATAA
- a CDS encoding response regulator transcription factor, with the protein MIKNLKNVLVVDDEPKILEVVCLLLKSKGFCPIPAENGKKALEIFEAENISLVLLDLMLPDLSGEEVCSAIRKKSRVPIIMLTAKVEENDVVEGFSLGADDYVIKPFGLKELYARIEAVLRRTEPDLIPLTRLNSWRDGDLIVDFEKNEVKKHGTPVTLTPSERNILSALIKYPGKVFTREELIETAMDKGFAGYDRAIDSHIKNIRKKIEDDPKSPVYVLTIPGLGYKFGG; encoded by the coding sequence ATGATTAAGAACTTAAAAAATGTACTTGTGGTGGACGATGAGCCTAAAATCCTGGAGGTCGTCTGCCTTCTTTTAAAAAGCAAAGGCTTTTGCCCCATCCCTGCGGAAAATGGGAAAAAGGCACTGGAGATATTCGAGGCCGAAAACATCTCCCTTGTCCTTCTTGACCTGATGCTTCCTGATCTTTCGGGAGAAGAGGTATGCAGCGCCATAAGGAAAAAGTCCCGGGTTCCCATCATCATGCTTACGGCAAAGGTAGAGGAAAATGATGTGGTAGAAGGCTTTTCTCTTGGAGCCGATGATTATGTGATTAAGCCCTTTGGTTTAAAGGAGCTTTATGCCCGAATTGAAGCCGTTCTTCGCAGAACAGAGCCTGATTTAATCCCATTGACCAGGTTAAATTCCTGGCGGGACGGAGATCTCATCGTGGACTTTGAGAAGAATGAAGTAAAAAAACATGGAACGCCTGTGACCCTGACCCCCAGTGAGCGAAACATATTATCCGCCCTCATCAAATACCCTGGAAAGGTATTTACAAGAGAAGAGCTGATTGAAACTGCCATGGATAAAGGCTTCGCAGGATACGACAGGGCCATTGACAGCCATATCAAGAACATAAGAAAAAAGATTGAAGACGATCCTAAATCCCCAGTCTATGTCCTGACCATACCAGGTCTTGGATATAAGTTTGGAGGGTAA
- a CDS encoding ATP-binding protein: protein MKSLRKQLSLSIFLILFLTVFLTGILSNWLISREFEKYIIQLGEERRENIVDELSKQYDGLKRVWKQDYVHAIGMNALYDGYIIKLYDAGHNVVWDAENHDMSLCGQIMDEISVRMEERGSKGGFVDNVYELNQNGKEIGSLSIKYYGPFFMNEADFDFINVMNKVLIFIGILSGVCSIIAGCLLARRISRPVTKTAYIAKEISEGNYNIRFEPGTRIKELDDLAEAINQLSDGLGKQESLRKRLTADVAHELRTPLTSLSSHLEAMMEGLWEPTYSRLSSCFEEVKRLGTLVADLEQLARMESENLVLKKSKVDLLNLVQIVSDTMNGELVKRNLSFDLEGTPVMVEADKDRISQVVANLLSNAMKYTPEGGSVKVVVSETPNDGIIKVSDNGIGIPERELALVFERFYRSDKSRDRKTGGAGIGLAIVKSIVTAHGGNVVAESTLEKGSSFTVSLPKTINKGKMQ, encoded by the coding sequence ATGAAAAGCTTAAGAAAACAGCTTTCACTATCCATCTTTCTCATCCTGTTTCTTACCGTCTTCTTAACGGGAATTCTTTCCAACTGGCTCATCAGCCGGGAGTTTGAAAAGTACATCATTCAGCTGGGAGAAGAGAGGCGGGAAAATATTGTTGATGAGCTAAGCAAGCAGTATGATGGATTAAAACGGGTCTGGAAGCAGGATTATGTTCATGCCATTGGAATGAATGCCTTATATGACGGTTATATCATAAAGCTGTATGATGCAGGCCATAACGTAGTATGGGACGCTGAAAATCACGATATGAGTCTTTGTGGACAGATCATGGATGAAATATCCGTACGAATGGAAGAGAGAGGCTCCAAAGGCGGCTTTGTGGACAATGTCTATGAGCTGAACCAGAATGGAAAAGAGATTGGAAGTCTTTCCATTAAATATTACGGACCATTTTTCATGAACGAAGCTGATTTTGATTTTATCAATGTCATGAATAAGGTGCTGATCTTCATAGGTATCTTATCTGGTGTTTGTTCTATCATTGCTGGCTGTTTGCTTGCCAGGCGGATTTCCCGTCCGGTTACTAAGACGGCCTACATTGCAAAAGAGATTTCCGAAGGGAATTATAACATAAGGTTTGAGCCTGGTACCAGAATCAAAGAGCTTGATGATCTTGCGGAAGCCATCAACCAGCTGTCAGACGGTCTGGGAAAGCAGGAGAGCTTAAGAAAGCGTCTCACTGCTGATGTAGCCCATGAGCTTAGGACACCCCTTACCTCCTTAAGCTCCCATCTGGAGGCAATGATGGAAGGCTTATGGGAACCTACCTACAGCCGGCTTAGCAGCTGCTTTGAAGAGGTAAAGCGTCTTGGTACTCTGGTTGCTGATTTAGAGCAGCTTGCCAGAATGGAAAGTGAAAATCTGGTGTTAAAGAAATCAAAGGTAGATCTTTTAAACCTTGTTCAAATTGTATCCGACACCATGAACGGGGAATTGGTAAAGAGAAACCTATCCTTTGATTTAGAGGGAACGCCCGTAATGGTGGAAGCAGATAAGGACCGGATCAGCCAGGTCGTTGCAAACCTTCTTTCCAATGCAATGAAATATACGCCTGAGGGCGGGAGCGTAAAAGTGGTAGTTTCGGAAACTCCAAATGACGGCATCATAAAGGTAAGTGATAACGGAATCGGAATCCCGGAACGGGAGCTTGCCCTCGTCTTTGAACGGTTTTATCGTTCCGATAAATCCAGAGATAGAAAGACAGGAGGTGCAGGAATCGGACTTGCCATTGTAAAGTCCATAGTCACAGCTCACGGTGGAAATGTAGTGGCTGAAAGCACCCTGGAGAAGGGAAGCAGCTTTACCGTAAGCCTTCCAAAAACAATCAATAAGGGGAAGATGCAATAA
- a CDS encoding ABC transporter permease, with the protein MKKSVTTKASKTTLQSRRLFYCIVPFIILSFLFSYFPLHGWIYAFYDYKPPLKLSQCDFVGWKWFQTLFANKTQVAQIVQVMKNTLAMSLLGILTSVFPIGFALFLNEIKCKWFKNVVQTLTALPNFISWVLVYSVAFSLFTDGGMVNSLLLHLGIITQPIKFLDSDAHIYSWMTFWNVWKGLGWGAILYLAAIAGIDSELYEAARVDGANRFRLMKEITLPSLMPTFFVLLMMSVANFLNNGMDQYYVFQNSFNKEHIQVLDLYVYNIGMTGSSLSLATAISMLKSIISLILLAIVNFVSKKTRGESII; encoded by the coding sequence ATGAAAAAATCTGTAACAACAAAAGCATCTAAGACCACGTTGCAAAGCCGCAGGTTGTTTTACTGTATTGTACCGTTTATCATACTGAGTTTTCTGTTTTCCTATTTTCCGCTGCATGGCTGGATTTATGCGTTTTACGATTATAAGCCACCCCTTAAATTGTCACAGTGTGATTTTGTAGGCTGGAAATGGTTTCAAACGCTTTTTGCAAATAAAACTCAGGTAGCGCAGATCGTTCAGGTCATGAAGAACACACTTGCAATGAGCCTATTGGGGATTCTTACCTCTGTATTTCCCATTGGATTTGCCTTATTTCTCAATGAGATAAAATGCAAATGGTTTAAGAATGTGGTACAGACATTAACGGCACTTCCCAATTTTATAAGCTGGGTATTAGTCTATTCTGTGGCATTCAGCCTGTTTACAGATGGCGGTATGGTAAATTCTCTGCTTCTGCATCTGGGTATCATCACCCAGCCAATTAAATTTTTAGACAGTGATGCTCATATCTATTCGTGGATGACCTTTTGGAATGTGTGGAAAGGACTGGGCTGGGGGGCAATCCTTTATCTGGCAGCAATTGCCGGAATCGATTCAGAGCTTTATGAGGCAGCCCGGGTCGATGGTGCCAACAGGTTCCGCTTGATGAAGGAAATCACCCTACCATCCTTGATGCCGACGTTTTTTGTTTTGCTGATGATGTCGGTTGCCAACTTCTTAAATAATGGAATGGATCAGTATTATGTATTCCAGAATTCTTTTAACAAAGAGCATATTCAGGTATTGGATCTGTACGTGTATAATATAGGCATGACAGGAAGCAGCTTGTCCCTTGCCACTGCTATCAGTATGTTAAAGAGCATAATCAGTTTAATCTTGCTTGCCATAGTTAACTTTGTGTCCAAGAAAACACGTGGGGAGTCCATTATTTAA
- a CDS encoding carbohydrate ABC transporter permease, whose translation MGTRNKKRKIIKCNDLTFNIINYFVFFIITLICFYPFYYMIINTISANDLSANGSIRFLPRSIHFDNYKQVLLINGLLRSALVSIGRTVIGTAFTVLASGFLGFIFTQEKMWKRRFWYRFFIITMYFNAGLIPMFITMKTLHLTNTFWVYVIPVIIQPFNIILVKTYIESIPRSLQEAAEMDGAGIFTVFRRIILPTAKPILATVAIFSAVGQWNSFQDTLIYVTDQKLYSLQYLLYTYINQASSLAAMVRNNGTSAVSAVALASQQTPTSIRMTVSVIVVLPILFVYPIFQQFFVKGIMIGSVKG comes from the coding sequence GTGGGAACCAGGAATAAGAAACGCAAAATAATAAAATGCAACGATTTGACTTTTAACATAATTAATTACTTCGTATTCTTCATAATCACTCTCATCTGTTTTTATCCGTTTTACTATATGATCATCAATACCATCAGCGCCAATGATTTAAGCGCCAATGGCTCCATTCGTTTTTTGCCCAGATCCATTCATTTTGATAATTATAAACAGGTATTATTAATTAATGGCTTATTAAGATCGGCTCTTGTATCAATTGGAAGAACTGTGATCGGTACGGCCTTTACGGTATTGGCCTCTGGGTTTTTGGGATTTATATTTACCCAGGAGAAGATGTGGAAAAGGAGGTTCTGGTATCGGTTTTTCATCATTACCATGTATTTTAATGCCGGACTCATTCCAATGTTTATCACCATGAAAACACTGCATCTGACCAATACTTTTTGGGTATACGTCATTCCGGTCATTATACAGCCATTTAATATCATTCTTGTTAAGACATATATAGAATCCATACCAAGATCCTTACAGGAGGCAGCAGAAATGGATGGCGCGGGGATTTTCACTGTATTTAGAAGGATTATACTTCCCACAGCAAAACCCATACTGGCGACTGTGGCGATTTTTTCAGCAGTCGGGCAGTGGAATTCATTTCAGGATACCTTGATTTATGTGACGGATCAAAAATTATATTCCTTACAGTATTTACTATATACGTATATCAATCAGGCCAGTTCACTGGCGGCAATGGTAAGAAATAATGGAACCTCTGCTGTGAGTGCTGTTGCCCTGGCCTCCCAGCAGACGCCAACTTCCATCCGCATGACGGTGTCTGTCATCGTAGTGCTTCCAATTTTGTTTGTTTATCCGATTTTCCAGCAATTTTTTGTAAAGGGAATTATGATCGGATCGGTAAAAGGTTAA
- a CDS encoding extracellular solute-binding protein, with protein MKKRITSLLLCTIIAATTILAGCGKETTSSSGSGNEKKDEFITVDVFDTLANYQGIQSGWFAKVVKDKFNMELNIIAPNVAGGGDTLFQTRSAAGNLGDLIISKTENGRFENMVKAGLLMDMTSLLKDKAVLTNYKDAIDIMNGDLETKGIYGIPGEISNQSPLVSSEGIEPLVSPYVRWDSYKAIGYPAMESLEDFIPVMKSMQENTPKSDSGKKTYAISLFKDWDDNMMVGAKNYASLYGYNEIGFVLVKADGSDSQDITSSDGYYVKALKFLFQANQAGVIDPESTTQNYDILSDKYRDGQILTSLWSFQGSSYYNTVEHKNMGKGFMPAYINGSSPFSFGCYPSGNGKTIIAIGSQTKHPERIAEFIDWLYSPEGMELAGQANGAAGIEGLTWEIKDGKAVFTDFGEKALPNNDVSVPEEWGGGSWKDGVCALNFKTLSIVDIDPRINEPYLTSMWSSELAKRTTPLDLDWQEKSGGAKTTIEFLENNHALSVAPGTSYLQPEEGSDITTLRGQCKAVIVDDSWKMIFAKDETEFNSILKHMQDTVKGLGYEQVLNVDMKNAKDLAASRIKAVEDYNNKGK; from the coding sequence ATGAAAAAGAGGATTACAAGTTTACTGCTCTGTACGATTATTGCAGCCACGACCATATTGGCAGGATGCGGCAAGGAAACCACCAGTTCATCTGGCAGTGGCAATGAAAAAAAGGATGAATTTATCACCGTAGATGTATTTGATACCTTGGCGAATTATCAGGGTATTCAATCCGGCTGGTTTGCAAAGGTGGTAAAAGATAAATTTAATATGGAGCTTAATATTATCGCTCCTAATGTGGCAGGAGGCGGAGATACTTTATTCCAGACCCGCTCTGCCGCAGGGAATCTGGGAGATCTTATCATTTCTAAAACAGAGAATGGACGCTTTGAAAATATGGTAAAAGCCGGGCTTCTTATGGATATGACCAGTCTTTTAAAAGATAAAGCAGTTTTAACCAATTATAAAGATGCAATTGATATTATGAACGGAGACTTGGAGACCAAGGGAATCTATGGCATTCCAGGCGAAATATCCAATCAGTCACCGTTAGTATCTTCAGAGGGGATCGAGCCGCTGGTATCTCCATACGTGAGATGGGATTCTTATAAGGCCATCGGATATCCGGCGATGGAATCGTTAGAGGACTTTATTCCGGTGATGAAATCCATGCAGGAGAATACACCGAAAAGCGATTCTGGCAAAAAGACTTATGCCATCTCATTATTCAAAGACTGGGATGACAACATGATGGTAGGAGCGAAAAACTACGCCTCTTTATATGGTTATAATGAAATTGGCTTTGTATTAGTCAAAGCAGACGGAAGTGACAGCCAGGATATTACCTCCAGTGATGGCTATTATGTAAAAGCATTGAAATTTCTGTTTCAGGCAAATCAGGCTGGAGTGATTGACCCGGAATCCACCACACAAAATTACGATATTTTATCCGATAAATACCGTGACGGTCAGATTCTGACCTCTCTCTGGTCCTTCCAGGGATCGTCCTATTATAACACAGTGGAACACAAGAACATGGGAAAAGGGTTCATGCCAGCCTATATAAACGGAAGTTCTCCGTTTTCCTTTGGCTGCTATCCAAGCGGCAATGGAAAGACGATTATAGCCATTGGCAGCCAGACAAAGCATCCGGAAAGAATCGCAGAATTTATTGACTGGCTGTATTCACCGGAAGGAATGGAGCTGGCAGGGCAGGCCAATGGGGCAGCAGGAATCGAAGGCCTGACCTGGGAGATAAAAGATGGGAAAGCAGTCTTTACAGACTTTGGGGAAAAGGCACTGCCTAATAATGATGTATCTGTCCCAGAGGAGTGGGGCGGCGGCTCCTGGAAGGATGGAGTATGTGCGTTAAACTTTAAAACCCTGTCTATTGTTGATATTGATCCGAGAATCAACGAACCTTATCTGACCAGCATGTGGTCTTCGGAATTAGCAAAGAGAACAACACCCCTGGATCTTGACTGGCAGGAAAAATCCGGCGGGGCAAAGACCACCATTGAATTTTTGGAAAACAACCATGCACTGTCAGTGGCTCCGGGGACTTCCTATCTTCAGCCGGAAGAAGGCTCTGATATTACTACCCTTCGTGGACAGTGTAAGGCTGTGATTGTAGATGATTCCTGGAAGATGATCTTCGCCAAGGATGAGACAGAATTTAACAGTATCTTAAAACACATGCAGGATACCGTCAAAGGTCTTGGATATGAACAGGTGCTGAATGTGGATATGAAGAATGCAAAAGATCTGGCGGCTTCCAGAATTAAGGCGGTGGAAGACTACAATAATAAGGGAAAGTAG